A region from the Aegilops tauschii subsp. strangulata cultivar AL8/78 chromosome 5, Aet v6.0, whole genome shotgun sequence genome encodes:
- the LOC109773434 gene encoding uncharacterized protein, which produces MCWLMNAVCHHSAHAIIMADHHQLPPPFACSNCVTERAIVFCFADGARLCLHCDGALHGASALASLHRRAPLCDACHAAPAALRCQIGAQRATLCADCADRVALPDGGASLVQEYTGCPTPAEILRVLSVEAPSSQDDFDAWLADVLPQYLEEIQLFDKHNNIAWWQPQLPPSIFHILSSSYSSYNPSTSSCQPVMTSTTLLQSMGNDYHPSLLLDGFPTFCPALPLISLPPPPENGPGCNDANQPSQMLAADEKAAANHHQQDPSTVSKKREERDRAKQRYYEKKKNRK; this is translated from the exons ATGTGCTGGTTGATGAATGCCGTGTGCCATCACTCTGCGCACGCCATCATAATGGCGGACCACCACCAGCTGCCCCCGCCGTTCGCGTGCAGCAACTGCGTCACCGAGCGCGCCATCGTCTTCTGCTTCGCCGACGGCGCCAGGCTCTGCCTCCACTGCGACGGCGCCCTGCACGGCGCCAGCGCGCTCGCGAGCCTCCACCGGCGCGCCCCGCTCTGCGACGCCTGCCACGCCGCGCCCGCCGCGCTCCGCTGCCAAATCGGCGCCCAGCGGGCCACGCTCTGCGCCGACTGCGCCGACCGCGTCGCCCTGCCGGACGGCGGCGCCTCCCTCGTGCAAGAGTACACCGGCTGCCCCACGCCCGCCGAGATCCTCCGCGTCCTCTCCGTCGAAGCGCCGTCGTCGCAGGATGACTTCGACGCCTGGCTCGCCGACGTCCTCCCACAATACCTAGAGGAGATTCAG TTATTTGACAAACACAATAACATTGCTTGGTGGCAACCGCAGCTGCCACCATCGATCTTCCACATCTTATCATCATCATACTCATCTTATAACCCATCCACATCGTCGTGCCAGCCGGTCATGACATCGACTACTCTTCTGCAATCCATGGGCAACGATTACCATCCATCGCTGCTCCTCGATGGCTTCCCTACTTTCTGCCCTGCCTTGCCCCTAATATCACTGCCACCACCACCGGAGAACGGGCCTGGCTGTAATGATGCCAACCAGCCATCGCAGATGCTGGCCGCAGATGAGAAAGCAGCGGCGAATCATCATCAGCAAGATCCGAGCACCGTTAGTAAGAAGAGAGAGGAAAGGGACAGAGCCAAGCAAAGGTACtacgagaagaagaagaacagaaAGTAA
- the LOC109773433 gene encoding uncharacterized protein, whose product MADHQQLLPSLTCRSSNCATERAVVFCLADGARLCLECDGAVHGASDLAGLHSRAPLCDACCAAPAALRCQTGAHRATLCAGCADGRGGASLVEVYTGCPAPAEVLRTLSVDAPSSSQEDFDAWLAHNLPQILQDVQDVQFDCVIHCV is encoded by the exons ATGGCGGACCACCAGCAGCTGCTCCCGTCGTTGACGTGCAGGTCCAGCAACTGCGCCACCGAGCGCGCCGTCGTCTTCTGCTTGGCCGACGGCGCCAGGCTCTGCCTCGAGTGCGACGGCGCTGTGCACGGCGCCAGCGACCTCGCGGGCCTCCACTCGCGCGCCCCGCTCTGCGACGCCTGCTGCGCCGCGCCCGCCGCGCTCCGCTGCCAAACCGGCGCCCACCGTGCCACGCTCTGCGCCGGCTGCGCCGACGGCCGCGGCGGCGCCTCCCTCGTGGAGGTTTACACCGGCTGCCCCGCGCCCGCCGAGGTCCTCCGCACCCTCTCCGTCGACGCGCCGTCATCGTCGCAGGAGGACTTCGACGCCTGGCTCGCCCACAACCTCCCCCAAATCCTACAGGATGTTCAGGATGTTCAG TTTGATTGTGTGATACATTGTGTGTGA
- the LOC109773443 gene encoding NEP1-interacting protein 2 gives MLDVATRAAGGLARSLVVAAFGAAGTVIGGMLGLLWGFVNEDGLLQGVVVGAVTGALVSVELADSLLRIWTCGDCSMDERIKRTRLVLRSVAAGRLLRGSVFPAISGALDSQIEALQQHHSSRGDLFEPSSGPVTAARRAAVESLPATVLTKETAGAGQHTTCPICLHEFQAGESSRRLPACGHVFHLACIDSWLLWKPHCPMCRHAVY, from the exons ATGCTCGACGTGGCCACCAGAGCAGCCGGCGGGCTGGCGCGCTCGCTCGTTGTGGCCGCCTTCGGCGCAG CCGGTACGGTGATCGGCGGCATGCTCGGCCTCCTGTGGGGCTTCGTTAACGAGGACGGACTGCTGCAGGGCGTGGTGGTCGGGGCGGTCACCGGCGCCCTCGTTTCCGTGGAGCTCGCCGACTCCCTCCTCAGGATATGGACCTGCGGCGACTGCTCCATGGACGAGCGCATCAAACGCACG CGGCTGGTGCTCCGGAGCGTGGCGGCCGGCCGCCTCCTGCGCGGCTCGGTGTTCCCGGCCATAAGCGGCGCGCTGGACAGCCAGATCGAGGCGCTGCAGCAGCACCACTCGTCGCGAGGCGACCTCTTCGAGCCGAGCTCCGGCCCGGTGACGGCCGCGCGGAGGGCCGCCGTCGAGAGCCTCCCGGCGACGGTGCTCACCAAGGAGACCGCGGGCGCGGGGCAGCACACCACCTGCCCCATCTGCCTCCAT GAGTTCCAGGCCGGCGAGAGCTCCAGGAGGCTGCCGGCGTGCGGCCACGTGTTCCACCTGGCGTGCATCGACAGCTGGCTCCTGTGGAAGCCCCACTGCCCCATGTGCCGCCACGCCGTCTACTAG